One region of Cheilinus undulatus linkage group 4, ASM1832078v1, whole genome shotgun sequence genomic DNA includes:
- the si:ch211-113e8.11 gene encoding uncharacterized protein si:ch211-113e8.11 codes for MNSLVGYGVSSESDSDGDVEDANNNGAGCVKEMIDEVSADKRSRNFLLEAGSTSSDSDSEPEEDEDPEPSSSSPAPPQTKKTAADVSAALPPTLPPPSRGCLSSNKLPPPPLNTCSDSSVFANPFKAQADQKLSALQKHVPLTMQAKPSQIGGKRVCVAYRKDGRCRFGIKCKFAHDSDLQTPVTPADSHQHVNEETPSSDPANSDEGGSSRGGGSQSLQQESKEEESGGQKGKKRRVGLSNTLIPPKRAMKQYAMLRERERINMT; via the exons ATGAACTCTCTAGTCGGCTATGGAGTGTCCTCGGAGTCTGACAGTGATGGAGATGTAGAGGATGCGAACAACAATGGAGCTGG TTGCGTTAAGGAGATGATTGATGAAGTATCAGCTGACAAAAGGAGCCGCAACTTCTTACTGGAGGCTGGTTCAACTTCCAGTGATTCAGACAGTGAACCAGAGGAGGATGAAGACCCAGAgccctcatcatcatcaccagcACCAccacaaactaaaaaaacagcagctgatgtTTCTGCAGCCCTTCCGCCCACTCTTCCTCCACCTTCCCGGGGTTGCCTCTCCTCTAATAAATTACCTCCACCTCCTTTGAATACCTGCTCTGACAGCAGTGTGTTTGCCAATCCTTTCAAGGCTCAGGCGGACCAGAAGCTCAGCGCCTTGCAGAAACACGTCCCCCTTACAATGCAAGCCAAACCCTCTCAGATAGGAGGTAAAAGGGTGTGCGTTGCCTACAGGAAGGATGGACGGTGTAGGTTTGGCATCAAATGCAAGTTCGCTCATGATAGTGACCTTCAGACGCCAGTCACGCCTGCTGATAGTCACCAACATGTGAATGAAGAAACACCATCATCTGATCCAGCAAACTCCGATGAAGGTGGTTCCTCACGTGGTGGAGGATCTCAAAGTCTCCAACAAGAGTCAAAAGAGGAAGAGTCAGGGGGGCAGAaagggaagaagaggagggtTGGACTGAGTAACACCTTAATTCCTCCTAAACGAGCTATGAAACAGTATGCcatgctcagagagagagagcggatCAATATGAcctga
- the cntf gene encoding ciliary neurotrophic factor produces MADRRTRGMTGSDLSRTSSTTARALALAEQLHHECSILLELYRKRESFSADVSVPDGHLVSVPPPTPQLDTRDKLWRLHSALLQCRSLMERAIAKEEEELGDGRKSEYETQRKMVKDRLSFLLISTGELLKAVDGTASMTPSVEGLELDGPTVLFELKLWVYRIFKEVDYWSKTAVTTLQALPSETAKERARIRRIRSTRSTRR; encoded by the exons ATGGCAGACAGGAGAACTAGAGGCATGACCGGCTCGGACCTGAGCAGGACGAGCAGCACTACAGCCCGGGCTTTAGCTCTAGCCGAGCAGCTGCACCACGAGTGCTCCATCTTACTGGAACTGTAT agaaagagagaaagctTCTCTGCAGATGTCTCTGTGCCTGACGGTCATCTTGTGTCTGTCCCTCCTCCGACCCCTCAGCTGGACACCAGGGATAAACTGTGGCGCCTGCATTCAGCTCTGCTTCAGTGCCGCAGCTTGATGGAGAGAGCCATTGccaaagaggaggaagagctaGGTGATGGGAGGAAGTCTGAGTATGAGACCCAGAGGAAGATGGTGAAGGACAGACTGTCCTTTCTCTTGATCAGCACTGGAGAACTTCTCAAAGCTGTGGATGGAACAGCGAGCATGACTCCCAGTGTGGAGGGGCTGGAG CTAGACGGTCCGACTGTTTTGTTCGAGCTGAAGCTGTGGGTGTACCGGATCTTCAAAGAAGTGGACTACTGGTCCAAGACGGCCGTAACCACCTTGCAAGCCCTGCCTTCGGAGACAGCTAAGGAGCGAGCAAGGATCAGGCGGATTAGGAGCACAAGGAGCACAAGGAgatga